From Rhodococcus sp. B7740:
CGGACTACGGGTAAACTCGATCAGTCGCGAGAACCTCGCGGTGCAGCGCGCTTCTCTAGCGACATAAGCCCGCTAGCGAACAAGAGCCCGCATTCGACTCCAGGAGAATTTTTCGCGTGAGCGCCCCAAGCAGTGCAGACAACATCGACAGCACCACCACTTTTCGCAACGTAGCCATCGTTGCACACGTCGACCACGGCAAGACCACCCTGGTCGACGCCATGCTCCGGCAGTCAGGCGCGTTCGAGGAACGTGCCGAAGCGATCGACCGCGTCATGGACTCGGGTGACCTCGAAAAAGAAAAAGGCATCACGATCCTGGCCAAGAACACGGCCGTTCACAAGCGCAACGCCGACGGCACGATCACCGTCATCAACGTGATCGACACCCCCGGCCACGCCGACTTCGGCGGCGAGGTCGAACGAGGCCTGTCCATGGTCGACGGCGTCGTCCTTCTCGTCGACGCTTCCGAGGGCCCGCTCCCGCAGACCCGCTTCGTCCTGCGCAAGGCGCTCGCCGCCTCGCTCCCGGTGATCCTGGTCGTGAACAAGACCGACCGTCCCGACGCGCGCATCGAAGAGGTCGTCTCGGAGAGCCACGATCTGCTCCTCGACCTCGCGTCCGACCTCGACGACGAAGCGTCCGAGGCCGCCGAGCTCGCACTCGATCTCCCCGTTCTGTACGCCTCCGGCCGTGAGGGCAAGGCGTCGCGTGTTCAGCCCGAGAACGGCCACGCGCCCGACGCAGAGAACCTCGACGAGCTGTTCGAGGTACTCCTCAACTACGTCCCCGCGCCCAAGGGCAACGTCGACGCACCGCTGCAGGCCCACGTCACCAACCTCGACGCGTCGGCCTTCCTCGGCCGCCTCGCCCTGGTGCGTATCCACAACGGCCAGCTCTCCAAGGGCCAGACCGTGAGCTGGATGCGCGAGGTCGACGGCGAACCCGTCGTCCAGAAGGCCAAGATCACCGAGCTGCTCAACACCATCGGCGTCGAGCGCGTCCCCGGTGAGCGCGGCGTCGCAGGCGACATCGTCGCCGTCGCGGGCTTCCCGGACATCATGATCGGCGACACCCTCGCAGATCTGGAGGATCCGGTCGCGCTGCCTCGCATCACCGTCGACCAGCCGGCCATCTCCGTCACCATCGGCACCAACACGAGCCCGCTCGTCGGTCGCGTCAGCGGCCACAAGCTCACCTCGCGCATGGTCAAGAGCCGTCTGGACCAGGAGCTCATCGGTAACGTCTCGCTCAAGGTTCTCGACATCGGTCGCCCCGATGCCTGGGAGGTCCAGGGTCGTGGCGAGCTGGCGCTGGCCATCCTCGTCGAGCAGATGCGTCGCGAAGGCTTCGAGCTCACCGTCGGCAAGCCCCAGGTGGTCACCAAGCAGGTCGACGGCAAGCTGCACGAGCCCTTCGAAGAGCTCACCGTCGACACACCGGAGGAGTACCTCGGCGCGGTCACTCAGTTGCTCGCAGCTCGCAAGGGCAAGATGGTGCAGATGACGAACCACGGCGCAGGCTGGGTTCGCATGGAGTTCATCGTTCCCTCGCGTGGCCTGATCGGTTTCCGCACCGATTTCCTCACCGAGACTCGCGGTACCGGTATCGCCAACGCCGTCTTCCACGGATACGCACCGTGGGCAGGCGAGATCCGCGCCCGCCACACCGGCTCGCTCGTCTCGGACCGTAACGGCACCGTCACCCCGTTCGCGATGATCCAGCTGGCCGACCGCGGCACGTTCTTCGTCGAGCCGGGTGCGGACACCTACGAGGGCATGGTCGTGGGCATCAATCCGCGTCAGGAAGACCTCGACATCAACGTCACCCGCGAGAAGAAGCTGACCAACATGCGTCAGTCCTCCGCAGACGTCATGGAGACCCTGGCCAAGCCCAAGAAGCTCGACCTGGAAATGGCGATGGAGTTCTGTGCAGGCGACGAGTGCGTCGAGGTGACCCCCGAGGTCGTCCGCGTCCGCAAGGTGCACCTCGATTCCAACGAGCGCGCCCGCGAGCGTTCGCGTAGCAAGACTCGCGACAAGGCTGCTCTGTAAGACTCACTTCGTGCGGCAGAAGCGACGTGTCACCTTCGTGGGGCGCGTCGCTTCTGTCGCAGAAGTAGCCGACTACCAAGGAGATCCTCGTTGCGCAAGGTGCTGATGCCGACGGTTCTGGTTTCTGCCATCGCTCTGGCTCTCACCGCGTGCACTGCGGATCCGCCGCCCCCCATAGAGAGTGTCGAGACTCCGGTCAGCACGACGATGGTTCCGGCCGAGACCGGTGATCCGGTCGTCGTCGCCATCGACGACGTCGGTATCGGGTTCAATCCACATCTTCTGGCGGATCAGTCGCCCGCGACGGCCGCGGTGAGTTCACTGGTTCTGCCCAGCCCGTTCCGCCCGGTCAGGAACCCCGACACCGGGGTGACCACCTGGGAGCCGGACCTGTCCTTGCTGCTCTCGGCCGAGGTGACGTCGCAATCGCCGTTCACCATCCGCTACCAGCTGCGCAACGAGGCCCAGTGGTCCGACAGCGCGCCGATCGCCGCCGAGGATTTCCGCTATCTGTGGCAGCAGATGATCACCCAGCCCGGTGTCGTCGATCCGGCGGGGTACGCCCTGATCAGCGACGTTGCGTCCTCGGGCGGTGGCAAAACGGTCGACGTGACGCTCTCGTCGCCATATCCGGCCTGGCAGCGACTGTTTGCCGATCTGGTGCCCTCGCACCTGCTCAAGGACTCACCGGGCGGTTTCCAGGGGGGCCTGACGGACAACGTGCCGGTCTCGGGTTCGCGGTTCAACATCAAGACCGTCGACCGGGGGAGGGACGAGATTCTGCTCGAACGCAACGATCGATTCTGGGACCGACCCGCATCACCGGACCAGATCCTCATCCGCCGCGGAGGAACCTCTGCGCAGCTGGCCGATTCGCTGCGGTCCAGTGACGCTCAGATCGCTCAGGTTCGCGGGGGCTCGGCGCTGCGGGCGCAGCTCTCCGCAATTCCCGGAGTGCGAACCGACACCGTCAGGCAGTCACGTGTGCTGTCGATGACGATCAACGGTCGAGCTCCGAACATGTCCGATTCTGTTGTGCGGCAAGGGATATTCGGTCTGCTCGATCCGAACCTGCTGGCCACGGTCGGAGCAGGCGGCGGCGCGACCGATCGCCGGGCGGCTGCGCAGCTGTCCTCGCCGTCCGACCCCGGCTACTCGGCGACCGCGCCCGCCCCCATCGGCAAGACTGCTGCCCTCGATCTACTCGGTCGGGCCGGGTTCGTGCCGACACCTGATGCCGTGGTGACCTCGACACCGAATCCGAGCGCACCGACCACCGCAGCTCCGACGACGAGTCCCGCCCCGAGTGCGACGGACGCTCCTCGGTCGCCCGTCACCCGCCTTGCCGACGCGACCGGCACCGCGTTGCGGTTCGTGATCGGTGCGGTCGAGAACGACGACATCGCGCTAGCGGTCGCCGGCACCGCCGCCGACGAACTCGTCGGCGCGGGCATCGACGCCACCGTCACCCCACTGCCTGCCGACGAACTGTATTCGACGGCGTTGACCGACGGGACCGTCGACGCGGTCGTGGGATGGACCAGCGCCGGGGTCGACCCCGCCACGGCCCTCGCCTCACGGTTCGGCTGCGCCGACGCAGCGGCCGACGGCAGTGGCGACGGCGTCGAGGTGTTGCGCAACCTGTCCGGCCTGTGCGTTCCGGAACTGCAATCGACGATCGAAAGGGCACTGGTGAGCGGTCTCGACCCCACCGTGGCCAGGAACGAGGTCGAGCCCGAACTGTGGTCGCTGGCGTCGACCCTGCCGATCATGCAGGACTCGTCCGTGGTGGCCGCCGTTCCCGGCATCACCGGCGTCTCGTTGACCGGCCCGGTGGAGGTCGGGATCTTCGCCGATGCGTCGCAGTGGATACGGACACCCCGATGACCGAACCCGGCGAGACCGACGACAACGACACAGCGAGCGACACAGCGATGACGAACGATTCGACGATGCCGGAGCCTTCCACGACGGAGCCTTCCATGACGGAGCCGCAGCGGTTGCTCCTGGTGCATGCACACCCGGACGACGAGACGATCACCACCGGCGGCACCATCGCTCACTACGTCCGTGCCGGTGCGGACGTCACGGTGCTCACCTGCTCGCTCGGCGAGGAGGGGGAAGTGATCGGCGAGACGTGGGCAGATCTGGTCGTCGACCGTGCGGATCAGCTCGGCGGCTATCGGATTCTGGAACTGCACCGCGCTCTCGCGGCACTGGGGTGCAACCCACCTCGATTTCTCGGCGGTGCCGGACGGTGGCGAGATTCGGGAATGGCCGGGACGTCGGCGGCCCGCAAACCGCGCGCGTTCGTCAACGCCGATCGCACCGAGGCTCTCGGAGCGCTCGTCGCGGTGATGCGCGAGCTCCGACCGCAGGTGGTCGTCGGGTACGACCCCGAGGGCGGATACGGCCACCCCGACCATCAGCAGGTGCACTCGCTGGTGACCGAGGCCGTCGAGGTCTCCGGTACGGAGTCGTTCCCCGGCGTCGGATCGCCCTGGGAGGTGGCGAAGTTCTACTGGACGGTCACCGGACACGATCAGTTGCAGGCGGGACTGGCCGCCATCGAGGAGATTCCCGCGCACTGGCGAATGCCGGAGACCGGCGAGCTGCCGAGTGTTCCCGAGAGCGTCATCACTACGAGTGTCGACATTCGCGGCGTGCTCGATGCCAAGAGAGATGCGCTCCGGGCTCACGCAACTCAGGTGACCGTCGCACCGTCCGGCAGCGAGTACGCACTGTCCAACGACATCGCCCAACCGATTCTGCTCGACGAGCAGTACGTGCTCGTCCGCGGTGAACTCGACCCCGATGAGACGGGCAGGGAGAACGACCTGTTCGCCGGCGTACTAGGCTGTGGCTCGAATCACTGATCTCGATACAGCAGGGGCGGAACACACATGTACAACTGGGTAGTGCAGGACGCGATCGTCGCGTTCGTCGATTCTCTCAAGCCGCAGTTCGGCGCGCAGGCAGATCTGTACCAGTACGTATTGGGACAGATCGCCATGGGTGCGAGCAACTTGCTGACCTCACTGGGATACCCGCCGGTTTCCTGAGTGCCGGTGCACTGAATCGACCCGGGTCAAGGCAGTATTGGGCGCATGATCTCGAAGGCCGCATCCAATACTGTCGCCCTGGTGTCGTGGGCGACTGTCGCAGTACTGGTGTTCGACGGCTTCCTGTCCGGATTTCTGTCGGTCTTCTTCCTACCGACCTACCTCGGTTCGGTGCAGTTCCCCATCAGCGCTGTGCTCGGCGGGATCGCGAACGTCGCGCTGATTCTCGCCGCACGCAAAGTCGCAGATCGACCGATCTGGGTGGCGTCGCCCCTGTTCGGTTGGTTTGCCGCGGTGGTGCTGTGCATGCTCGGCGGTCCGGGAGGCGACGTTCTCCTACTTGCCGATTGGCGCACCATGC
This genomic window contains:
- the typA gene encoding translational GTPase TypA, which codes for MSAPSSADNIDSTTTFRNVAIVAHVDHGKTTLVDAMLRQSGAFEERAEAIDRVMDSGDLEKEKGITILAKNTAVHKRNADGTITVINVIDTPGHADFGGEVERGLSMVDGVVLLVDASEGPLPQTRFVLRKALAASLPVILVVNKTDRPDARIEEVVSESHDLLLDLASDLDDEASEAAELALDLPVLYASGREGKASRVQPENGHAPDAENLDELFEVLLNYVPAPKGNVDAPLQAHVTNLDASAFLGRLALVRIHNGQLSKGQTVSWMREVDGEPVVQKAKITELLNTIGVERVPGERGVAGDIVAVAGFPDIMIGDTLADLEDPVALPRITVDQPAISVTIGTNTSPLVGRVSGHKLTSRMVKSRLDQELIGNVSLKVLDIGRPDAWEVQGRGELALAILVEQMRREGFELTVGKPQVVTKQVDGKLHEPFEELTVDTPEEYLGAVTQLLAARKGKMVQMTNHGAGWVRMEFIVPSRGLIGFRTDFLTETRGTGIANAVFHGYAPWAGEIRARHTGSLVSDRNGTVTPFAMIQLADRGTFFVEPGADTYEGMVVGINPRQEDLDINVTREKKLTNMRQSSADVMETLAKPKKLDLEMAMEFCAGDECVEVTPEVVRVRKVHLDSNERARERSRSKTRDKAAL
- a CDS encoding ABC transporter family substrate-binding protein, yielding MPTVLVSAIALALTACTADPPPPIESVETPVSTTMVPAETGDPVVVAIDDVGIGFNPHLLADQSPATAAVSSLVLPSPFRPVRNPDTGVTTWEPDLSLLLSAEVTSQSPFTIRYQLRNEAQWSDSAPIAAEDFRYLWQQMITQPGVVDPAGYALISDVASSGGGKTVDVTLSSPYPAWQRLFADLVPSHLLKDSPGGFQGGLTDNVPVSGSRFNIKTVDRGRDEILLERNDRFWDRPASPDQILIRRGGTSAQLADSLRSSDAQIAQVRGGSALRAQLSAIPGVRTDTVRQSRVLSMTINGRAPNMSDSVVRQGIFGLLDPNLLATVGAGGGATDRRAAAQLSSPSDPGYSATAPAPIGKTAALDLLGRAGFVPTPDAVVTSTPNPSAPTTAAPTTSPAPSATDAPRSPVTRLADATGTALRFVIGAVENDDIALAVAGTAADELVGAGIDATVTPLPADELYSTALTDGTVDAVVGWTSAGVDPATALASRFGCADAAADGSGDGVEVLRNLSGLCVPELQSTIERALVSGLDPTVARNEVEPELWSLASTLPIMQDSSVVAAVPGITGVSLTGPVEVGIFADASQWIRTPR
- the mshB gene encoding N-acetyl-1-D-myo-inositol-2-amino-2-deoxy-alpha-D-glucopyranoside deacetylase; translated protein: MTNDSTMPEPSTTEPSMTEPQRLLLVHAHPDDETITTGGTIAHYVRAGADVTVLTCSLGEEGEVIGETWADLVVDRADQLGGYRILELHRALAALGCNPPRFLGGAGRWRDSGMAGTSAARKPRAFVNADRTEALGALVAVMRELRPQVVVGYDPEGGYGHPDHQQVHSLVTEAVEVSGTESFPGVGSPWEVAKFYWTVTGHDQLQAGLAAIEEIPAHWRMPETGELPSVPESVITTSVDIRGVLDAKRDALRAHATQVTVAPSGSEYALSNDIAQPILLDEQYVLVRGELDPDETGRENDLFAGVLGCGSNH